The genomic DNA AGTAGTTGTTGCACATGGGAAATTTGCTAGTGGCATTCTCACTTCTCTTGAGTTAATAGCTGGTCAAGTCGAAAAAATTGAGGCCATTGACTTTATTGAAGGGATGTCAGCTCAAGAGGTAAAAGAGCGGATAAAGTCAGTAATATCAAGTGAAGAAGAGGTGTTGGTTCTAACAGATTTGCTGGGTGGGACCCCATTTAAAGTCAGTGTAGAGTTGGCTGCCGAAAATCCAGATCAAACTATTGCAGTCATATCTGGACTCAACTTAGCTATGTTGCTGGATGCTAGTTTTTCCCGCTTGACAGACGAATTTGAGCCCTTGGTAAGTAAACTAGTTAATGTAGCTAAAGAAGGAGTGGTAGACTCTATCAGCCTTCTGGAGCAAGGTAGCACATCCGGAGAGGAATGCTTCACGGATGGCATTTGAAGGAGACAAGATGATAAAAAAAGTAGTAATCGAGCCGATTCGGCTAAAAGAAGAGTTCAAATCTACTCCGCTTTTGACCAAAGAAGAAGTAAAGGCTGCGATTGAGTTGGCTCTTCAGCAGTTGGAGTTGAACTTGGATTATTTTGGAGAAGACTTCCCAACTCCGGCAACGTTCAACAACATCTATCCAAAGATGGACAATACCGAATGGACAAACGGTTTTTGGACAGGAGTCCTTTGGTTGGGGCATGAGTATTCTGCAAGTGAAAAAATGAAAGCTCTGGCACAAGCCAATACAGCTTCCTTCTTGAAACGAGTTATCGACCGGGTTGAGTTGGACCACCATGATTTGGGCTTTCTTTATTCACCTTCGTGCGTAGCAGATTACAAGTTGACAGGCAGTCTTGCTGCACTCGAAGCTTCCTTAAAGGCTGCGGATAAATTGATTGAACGTTATCAAGAGAAGGGAGGATTTATTCAAGCCTGGGGTCAGCTGGGCAAAGCTGAGGATTATCGTCTGATTATTGATTGCTTGCTCAACCTGCAGTTGCTCTTTTTTGCCTATGAACAGACGGGCAAGCAAGAGTACTATGATATAGCTGTCAATCATTTCTATGCATCAGTCAACACGGTTATTCGTGACGATGCCTCCACCTTCCATACCTTCTATTTTGATCCTGCAACAGGTCAACCGCTCAAGGGGGTGACACGGCAGGGCTACAACGATGCCTCTTCGTGGGCGCGTGGTCAAGCCTGGGGAGTTTACGGTATTCCTTTGACCTACCGTATGGTAAGAGATTTAGCTTGCTTCGATTTGTTTAAAGGAGTGACCAACCACTTCCTCAATCGGTTGCCGGAAGATAAGGTTTCCTATTGGGATTTGATTTTTAATGATGGTAGCGGTCAGGCGCGTGATTCTTCTGCGACAGCAGTGGCGGTCTGCGGTATTCACGAAATGCTGAAATACTTGCCAGAGGTGGATCCAGACAAGGATACCTACAAGCATGCTATGCACACCATGTTGCGCTCCTTGATAGATAATTATGCTAACCGGGATGTGCAGCCGGGTCGTCCTCTGCTCTTACACGGTGTCTATTCTTGGCATTCAGGAAAAGGTGTGGACGAAGGAAATGTCTGGGGCGATTATTACTATTTAGAAGCTCTGCTTCGTTTTTATAAAGATTGGGAATTATATTGGTAGGAGGATACGAATGGCTACACCAAATATTATTATGGCCCGTGTGGATGAACGGTTGATTCATGGGCAAGGTCAGCTGTGGGTGAAATCGTTAGGGTGCAACACAGTTATTGTTGCAAATGACAAGGTTAGTGAGGACAAAATCCAGCAAACCTTGATGAAAACAGTGATTCCAGACTCTGTTGCAATGCGATTCTTTTCCTTGCAAAAGGTCATTGATGTGATTCACAAGGCTAATCCGGCCCAGACGATTTTCTTGGTTATCAAGGATTTGCCTGATGCTTTGACCCTTGTCAAGGGCGGGGTGCCAATTACAGAATTAAATATTGGCAATATTCACAATGCGCCTGGTAAAACGCAGGTTACTCGCTCTATTTTCTTCGGTTCAGAAGATAAAGCTGTGGTGAAAGAGTTGAGCGATGTTTACAAGGTTCGCTTTAATACCAAGACGACACCATCAGGTAATGACGGTGCGGCCGAGGTTAATGTATTGGATTATCTTTAAAATAATAAAACAAGGAGAATTATCATGACGATCAGTCTATTTCAAGCCGTTCTCATCGGTCTGTGGACAGCTTTCTGTTTCAGCGGGCTCTTATTGGGGCTCTATACCAACCGATGCATTGTTCTTTCGTTTGGTGTGGGAATTATCTTAGGAGACCTTCCGACTGCTTTGGCGATGGGAGCCATCAGCGAATTGGCCTATATGGGCTTTGGTGTTGGTGCTGGTGGAACAGTACCGCCAAATCCAATTGGGCCAGGGATTTTTGGAACCTTAATGGCTATTACAAGTGCTGGTAAGGTTACACCAGAAGCTGCCCTTGCCTTGTCAACTCCTATTGCCGTAGGGATTCAGTTCTTACAAACTTCTGCCTATACCTTGCATGCAGGTGCTCCTGAGTCTGCAGTGAAACATCTTCGAGCAGGCAACCTTTCCAAGTTTAAACGCGCTGCAAATGGCACCATCATTACCTTTGCCCTTATCGGCTTTGGACTTGGTTTCCTCGGTGCTTACTCTATGGACACCCTGCTGAAACTGGTTGAAATGATTCCACCAGTATTGTTGACCGGTTTGAGCGTTGCAGGTAAGATGCTCCCAGCTATCGGTTTTGCGATGATCTTGTCTGTAATGGCTAAGAAAGAATTGATTCCGTTTGTACTACTGGGATATGTTTGTGCAGCCTATCTGCAACTACCTGTTATTGGTATTGCGATTGTTGGTAGTATCTTTGCACTCAAGGAATTCTTTAATAAGCCAGAACAAGTGGCAGTAAAACAGGAGGAAGCACACGATGACTGGATCTAAACTAACTAAAAAAGATTATATCAATACTTCTTTACGGGCCTTCTTCCTACAGAATGGCTTCAACTACAGTAATTATCAAGGAATTGGCTATGCAAATGTCATGTATCCAGCTTTTAAAAAGCACTTTGGAGATGACAAAGAAGGCTTGACTAAGGCTTTGGAAGACAACTGTGAATTTTATAATACAAACCCGCACTTTCTGCCGTTTATCACCAGCCTTCACTTGGTTATGCTAGAAAACAATCTTCCTGAAGAAGAAACTCGTGGGATTAAGATGGCACTGATGGGGCCCTTGGCAGGAATTGGTGACTCGCTTTCACAATTTGTATTAGCACCGCTTTTGTCTACGATTGCTGCCTCTCTAGCAGGCCAAGGACTGGTTATGGGGCCGATTCTTTTCTTCCTTGGAATGAACATCATCTTGACCTCTATCAAGTTGTTGACTGGTTTGTATGGCTATAAATTTGGCACCAGCGTGATTGATAAGTTGAGTGACCAAATGGCAACAATTTCCAAGGTAGCCAATATCATCGGAGTAACAGTCATCTCTGGTTTAGCGGTAACCTTTGTAAAAATTTCAGTGCCAATTACCTTTGCAGCAGGTGAATTGACAGAAGGAGCAGATCAGAAAATTGTGACCATCCAGGGAATGCTCGATAAGATTGCTCCTGCATTGCTTCCAGCCTTGTTTACGATTTTGGTTTACTATCTCATCAAGAACAAGAAATGGACAACCTACAAACTAGTTATCCTGACAGTTATCATCGGTATTTTGGGTAGCTGGCTGGGCATCCTTGCATAAGCGCCTATGGAACAACAAACTCTCTACTATGTACTAATTATTTTAGTAGCTCTATTGACCATACTTCCTGTACTCACTTCTTATGTCAATCGTAAGCGACAACAAAAAGCACTTGAGGAGCAACTGGAAAAACGCCAACGCTACTTATCAACCTTACAGGCTGGAGATGAGGTTATCCTCTTCTCTGGGCTGCATGGGAAAATCATCAAACTAACAGACAGCTTGGTAGAATTGCAGATTGCAGAAGGTGTTCTTGTTTACGTTGAAAAAGAGTCGATTATGGGAAAAGCCAAAGAACTACTTTTTACGAAGTAGTTCTTCTTTCTTGCCTCCGCAAGGAAGCGGTTGCAGGATTAAAATTATACCCCTGGGACATTGTTTTGCCCCGCATAAAAAGGAAAGGAAACACCAATGGGATTTTTTATCAGTCAAAGCAAGCAGCATTACGGCATCCGGAAATATAAGGTGGGTGTCTGCTCCGCCCTTATCGCGCTGTCTATCTTGGGAACAAGGGTTGCAGCCAATCAGCTGCCAAGTACAGAAACAGCTAGTCCACAAAGCAGTCAGTTAGTGGAAACAACTCCAGAAACTCCAGAAACGACAGAAGCAGTTAATCTTACGACAGAAGCAGTAACGACAAGCGAGGTCAGCTCTGAGGTTAGTCCTGTTACATCAACAGAAACCCAGCCTTCAAGCACCGCTGCAGAAACTCTTGCTAGTCCGCAAGCTGTTCAGGCGACAAAAGAAGAAGAGAAGAACCTAGTAGCCAACGGGGAGTTCGCCAGTACAACAGCAGCATCAGGAAACTGGGCAGATCCGGCAGCTACAAACTGGGAAACATGGATTCCTGCAAATGTGAAGAAAGAAAACGGACAGGTTCGCATTGATGAGGGACGGCTGCATATCTCTTCAACAGCTAGCTATCGAGTGGCAGTGCACCAAACAGTGGATGTAGATCCTAACAAGCGCTATCTCTTTAGCTATGATGTAGAAACCAAGGACCTGAAGGGGAGCGGTGTTCGTGTTCGCTTGCGTAGTTTGACTGCAGAAGGTAAGGACTTGAGTCCACAAGAATTTGCCTATACACCTTATAAAAATGGAAGTCAGGCGGAGCACATAGAGCAGATCTTGACGGTATCTCCGGAAACTCGTAAATTGAAGGTGGAACTGTTTTTTGAGAATAGTGTCGGCCAAGCCTGGCTGGATAACATCTCGCTGGTCGAATACGTAGAAAAGACACCAGAAACACCAGAGCCAAGCCCAGAACTTGTCCAACCTGAAACAGGGCAAATAAGTCTTGCCAGCAACAAGGTCTACCTGCCTGTTCGGCCAGACCTGACCTATCGGATTGCGGATGCGGCTGTGGCCACAGTAGAGAAAAATATGATTCGTCCGCTTGCGGCTGGAAAGACTCAGGTAGATGTCTATGATAAGGACACCAAGCTATCTAGTTTCGAGCTGACAGTTACGGAGCATCAGGCAACAGTCTTTGATACCTTAAGGAACAACTGGGAAGATATTTCTTTAGCCAATAAACGCTACCAATCTAACGATGCTCAGATGAAAGCCTTTCTAGGGCGTTTAGATGCCGGTGTAGCTTCTTCTCTTGAAAAATGGGTTGAACCAACAGAGCAGAGCAAAACGATTTTCAACGATATTGACTTTAGTAAATCCAGCCACCTGACAACGGTCTATCGCCGCTTGGAGCAGATGGCCCAAGTAATTGAGAATCCTGACTCAGCCTATTACCACGACCGTTCACTTATCGATTTGGTCAGAAAAGGAATGGAATGGCTTTATAGCAACGTCTATAATGAGCAAAAAGAAATTGTCGGCAACTGGTGGGACTATGAAATTGGAACTCCGCGTGCGGTTGTCAACACCTTGATCTACATGCATCCCTACTTTAGTCAGGAGGATATTCTAACCTATACCAAACCGATTTCAAAATTTGTGCCAGATCCAACCACTATCCGTAAAACCTTGGACAATCCTGTTCCAGCAGTGGGCGGTAATCAGACGGATTTGAGCAAGGTGGCCATCTTGGAAGGAGCTCTTCGCGAAGATGCTGACCGTGTGAGGGCTGGTGCGCAAGGTTTGACAACGATTATGAAATTTGTAGACAAGGGAGAGGGCTTCTACAAGGATGGCTCCTTTATCGACCACACCAATGTTGCCTACACAGGGGCGTATGGAAATGTCCTTATTGAAGGTTTTTCACAGTTACTACCGGTTATTCAGCCAACGGAGTTTGCCCTCAAGGAAGAACAGACCAACATTCTTTATGAATGGATTGAAAAAGCCTTTATGCCAATATTGGTTCGCGGTGAATTGATGGATATGACTCGGGGGCGTTCCATCAGTCGGGCAGCTGGTGAATCACATGTTCAGGCTATGGAGATTTTAAGGTCTTTGGTCCGCATTGCAGAATCGGCTCAGCCTGAGCAAAAAACCAAACTTCTCTCCTTTGTTAAGGCGCAGCTGACCTCTGATACCTTCTATGACAGCTACCGTAGCCTCAAATCCTATAAGGATATTGATTTGGTCAACAAGCTTTTAGCTGATAATCAAATCCCTGCTGAAGTAGATAAAGATTATATTGCAGCCTTCAACAATATGGATAAGTTTGTTTATCGAAGCGCTCAAGAAGGCTTTACCTTTGCCTTGTCTATGTACTCTTCTAGAACTCAAAACTATGAAGATATGAACAATGAAAACCGCAAGGGTTGGTATACAGCAGATGGCATGGTTTACCTCTACAATGATGATTTGAGTCATTACAGTAACCACTACTGGGCAACAGTTGACCCGTATCGCTTACCGGGAACGACAAC from Streptococcus oriscaviae includes the following:
- a CDS encoding PTS sugar transporter subunit IIA, whose amino-acid sequence is MIQLVVVAHGKFASGILTSLELIAGQVEKIEAIDFIEGMSAQEVKERIKSVISSEEEVLVLTDLLGGTPFKVSVELAAENPDQTIAVISGLNLAMLLDASFSRLTDEFEPLVSKLVNVAKEGVVDSISLLEQGSTSGEECFTDGI
- a CDS encoding glycoside hydrolase family 88 protein; translation: MIKKVVIEPIRLKEEFKSTPLLTKEEVKAAIELALQQLELNLDYFGEDFPTPATFNNIYPKMDNTEWTNGFWTGVLWLGHEYSASEKMKALAQANTASFLKRVIDRVELDHHDLGFLYSPSCVADYKLTGSLAALEASLKAADKLIERYQEKGGFIQAWGQLGKAEDYRLIIDCLLNLQLLFFAYEQTGKQEYYDIAVNHFYASVNTVIRDDASTFHTFYFDPATGQPLKGVTRQGYNDASSWARGQAWGVYGIPLTYRMVRDLACFDLFKGVTNHFLNRLPEDKVSYWDLIFNDGSGQARDSSATAVAVCGIHEMLKYLPEVDPDKDTYKHAMHTMLRSLIDNYANRDVQPGRPLLLHGVYSWHSGKGVDEGNVWGDYYYLEALLRFYKDWELYW
- a CDS encoding PTS sugar transporter subunit IIB — translated: MATPNIIMARVDERLIHGQGQLWVKSLGCNTVIVANDKVSEDKIQQTLMKTVIPDSVAMRFFSLQKVIDVIHKANPAQTIFLVIKDLPDALTLVKGGVPITELNIGNIHNAPGKTQVTRSIFFGSEDKAVVKELSDVYKVRFNTKTTPSGNDGAAEVNVLDYL
- a CDS encoding PTS mannose/fructose/sorbose/N-acetylgalactosamine transporter subunit IIC, with amino-acid sequence MTISLFQAVLIGLWTAFCFSGLLLGLYTNRCIVLSFGVGIILGDLPTALAMGAISELAYMGFGVGAGGTVPPNPIGPGIFGTLMAITSAGKVTPEAALALSTPIAVGIQFLQTSAYTLHAGAPESAVKHLRAGNLSKFKRAANGTIITFALIGFGLGFLGAYSMDTLLKLVEMIPPVLLTGLSVAGKMLPAIGFAMILSVMAKKELIPFVLLGYVCAAYLQLPVIGIAIVGSIFALKEFFNKPEQVAVKQEEAHDDWI
- a CDS encoding PTS system mannose/fructose/sorbose family transporter subunit IID, coding for MTGSKLTKKDYINTSLRAFFLQNGFNYSNYQGIGYANVMYPAFKKHFGDDKEGLTKALEDNCEFYNTNPHFLPFITSLHLVMLENNLPEEETRGIKMALMGPLAGIGDSLSQFVLAPLLSTIAASLAGQGLVMGPILFFLGMNIILTSIKLLTGLYGYKFGTSVIDKLSDQMATISKVANIIGVTVISGLAVTFVKISVPITFAAGELTEGADQKIVTIQGMLDKIAPALLPALFTILVYYLIKNKKWTTYKLVILTVIIGILGSWLGILA
- a CDS encoding preprotein translocase subunit YajC, with protein sequence MEQQTLYYVLIILVALLTILPVLTSYVNRKRQQKALEEQLEKRQRYLSTLQAGDEVILFSGLHGKIIKLTDSLVELQIAEGVLVYVEKESIMGKAKELLFTK
- the hylA gene encoding hyaluronate lyase, whose product is MGFFISQSKQHYGIRKYKVGVCSALIALSILGTRVAANQLPSTETASPQSSQLVETTPETPETTEAVNLTTEAVTTSEVSSEVSPVTSTETQPSSTAAETLASPQAVQATKEEEKNLVANGEFASTTAASGNWADPAATNWETWIPANVKKENGQVRIDEGRLHISSTASYRVAVHQTVDVDPNKRYLFSYDVETKDLKGSGVRVRLRSLTAEGKDLSPQEFAYTPYKNGSQAEHIEQILTVSPETRKLKVELFFENSVGQAWLDNISLVEYVEKTPETPEPSPELVQPETGQISLASNKVYLPVRPDLTYRIADAAVATVEKNMIRPLAAGKTQVDVYDKDTKLSSFELTVTEHQATVFDTLRNNWEDISLANKRYQSNDAQMKAFLGRLDAGVASSLEKWVEPTEQSKTIFNDIDFSKSSHLTTVYRRLEQMAQVIENPDSAYYHDRSLIDLVRKGMEWLYSNVYNEQKEIVGNWWDYEIGTPRAVVNTLIYMHPYFSQEDILTYTKPISKFVPDPTTIRKTLDNPVPAVGGNQTDLSKVAILEGALREDADRVRAGAQGLTTIMKFVDKGEGFYKDGSFIDHTNVAYTGAYGNVLIEGFSQLLPVIQPTEFALKEEQTNILYEWIEKAFMPILVRGELMDMTRGRSISRAAGESHVQAMEILRSLVRIAESAQPEQKTKLLSFVKAQLTSDTFYDSYRSLKSYKDIDLVNKLLADNQIPAEVDKDYIAAFNNMDKFVYRSAQEGFTFALSMYSSRTQNYEDMNNENRKGWYTADGMVYLYNDDLSHYSNHYWATVDPYRLPGTTTTKDKREDGSGEVTLASDFVGASQLGNRLATIAMNFNNWNNSLTARKAWIVLGNKIVFLGTDIQHQSAQGAVTTIENRKLLTGEKYSYYINGQPVDLSKEVVTDKTQSFYMTNGKDNQSIGYVFLNQLPTHAKLDQRTGKWSDINYNQSKEEVSNSFVSLWHEHAQTSSNYAYVLVPNQSMEKVNQVAASVKLLHQDRDLQVVYDQEQNVWGVVKYTDTAYKLTDGLSLTDAGLYTIQKVEGGYRIAFYNPSTRTVKNGIELTKAGSSLTVEMEPTAAYPSTVWKVTMPEGSDKETGSVEKPEKEEKQLKENQPSPDGQQVVHHAAENNKQAKKRLPHTGEEAGFGLSFLGLLTLSAVAAFKRRKPHS